agaaatacatacataatatatatatatatatatatatatatattgatacaTATAACAAATTTACAACTTCTCTTGTAAACACACCTGCTCTATGACATTCCTCATAAAGGTTGAGAAATTTTTCCTAGTACTTATTAATTGCGTGGGAGAACATAAATGTTGATTGTATACACATAATGTAGAATTCCATTTATTtgtaacataaatattttgtatacattttgaagatataaatttattatattttaaatttttttgaaattttatatttataaatacattattaaatatgtttttCTTCATTCTATATTTTAGCTGATAATATTATGAGCTTCACTATAATTACCCTTTGAACctctctcttttttttttttttatcaatatgttattattttttttattttatacaaacataatatcatataaaatattttttgtattattatatatatatatatatatattatatgcatatatgtatttatagtTTGATGtttttcaatataatattttaaatttattatatgacatctattttataaaaaaggaggatatatttattacatacattttttttttttttttttttttttttttatggtgaaaaaatatatttaataaattaatgatCAAAATAGTTATATTTGTTATGATATaaggatatattatttatatttaaggaaaaaaaaaaaaaaaaaacacaaaaaaataaatgtatatattcataaatataattctatatttaaatatttaatattttatttatgattTGTAGAACCTCTTCTATTGTTTACATTTTCACATGATgctatgtttatatatatatatatatatatataattatatatgtattattattaggaacattttaattttattaagtgcttattcattattacagttcatgtatatataatagttatatatatatatatatatatatatatatatatatttatatatttatatgtttttattttatatggattattattcatttattattatgtagaaatttctttcttttttttttttttattatatatatatatatatatatatatatgtatatattaataaatcaacaatataatttaaaaattatatttttacattttttatgttaaaaaCATTTTGGGTGTtgttatgaataaaatacgatatatgaaatatgacAAAAGGATTATAAATTAAGctgaattttttataataatgatgaaaaaaaaaaaaaaaaaatatatatatatatatataatatttttctattttcctttctttatttaataacCTTTTAGTATAAAACCACGTTaacttttaaaattatatacttCATATCTACAGTTTGTAAGaaggtttaaaaaaaaaaatacatatatacatatatttatatatatatatatatatatatatatatatatatatattttatatgtacagttaatattttcctttaaaggaaaatttctttatacatacaaaatataagTCAACAAATTTTgtattgtttttaaaaaaaaatacacaaaaataaattaaaataatataacataatatgcttttaaaaaaaaaaatatgaattgtTAAAATGATCAAATTAAAAAGGACAGTGATAATTGAGAAGggtaacaataaaaataaaattaaatgtgtatatatatgtaaattatttttatttattagttagcatgaaatattaatacaataattacaagtatatatatatatatatatatatatatataaacatatattcataagaatggtaaaaaaaaaaaaaaaaaaaaaacatacacataaaaaaaaaaaatttatatatatatatatatatatatatgtagaattacatattatgggtatattttttcaaataaatttatagatatatattttatttttttgaatgtaAGACAAAAATaggatttaaaaaaaaaaaaaaattatcttttTGATAATTTTCTTCCTCGTCCTTTAGCACCTTTGGACATTCCTTTATCTCGATGTAAAAAGCTTTTATCtttagatattttttttggtgtTGTATCTTCAACTAATAATGAATCCAAGGGTAAGCTATccgataaaataaaatatcttatattattacctCTTATGGTTACATGCTCTAAAGATAAAAATTGTTTGgtatttacattatattcagctatatttttattttttataacaaccttcacatttttcatatgtgtattcatttttatgtcTACCGCTGTTATTATCCCTGTTATTAATGTTCCATTTTTAAGTTCTATAGTTACATTTTCGTTTGTCAATTTCATCAAAAAATGTACTAGTTTCAttgttaataaataaataaataaatatatttatatatataatattattaagtagtatattataaatgagtCTGGGTCGTAATACAAAAAacagaataaatatattttaaaaatattttaatatggtTATACttttatgatattataaaaaaaaataataagtatttataaatattacaatttCACTTTTACAATGATTTTACTTTTTGTTTATCCTTTATCTTGTTAATATGGTTTAAAtgaaacaattttttttttttttttttttttttttttcatttattttatgctTTTCCTATATACTATATGGTAATAAttagataatattatatttattaaaaagtatttgttttttttttttttttttatttaagggttttattattatatatatattataaatttttattttaaagctcaaaaaaaaaaaaaaaaaaaaaaattatatatatatataaaaatgaatatatatatatatatatatatatatatatatttatttatttataatcatatttattttatatttattttctttttcatgacaatgtgaaaaatatttttttctattatttatttttctgttgtatttttataaattgtatatttttccatcataatatgtatattgaaaataaataaataaatatatataatatatatatataatatatatatatatatatatatatatatgtatattaattgttcttttttttaaatggtaataaatatgaaagtTTAATAGatatatggaaaaatatCAAAGTATAccaatttttatgaaaacaccttaaaaaaaaaaaataaataaaaataaataggtataatataatttttatattatatatatataataaatatgcc
This Plasmodium falciparum 3D7 genome assembly, chromosome: 11 DNA region includes the following protein-coding sequences:
- a CDS encoding small nuclear ribonucleoprotein Sm D1, putative, which codes for MKLVHFLMKLTNENVTIELKNGTLITGIITAVDIKMNTHMKNVKVVIKNKNIAEYNVNTKQFLSLEHVTIRGNNIRYFILSDSLPLDSLLVEDTTPKKISKDKSFLHRDKGMSKGAKGRGRKLSKR